A genomic window from Sulfurospirillum diekertiae includes:
- a CDS encoding class I SAM-dependent methyltransferase produces MSGQWKADAYAANSKGQAVWAHELIEKMELMGDESILDIGCGDGKITDTLSRRTRSEVVGIDFSDEMIAYAKASFSKPTFMQMDAQALSFNERFDVVFSNAALHWAKDHHAILEGIYQALKPKGRAILQMGGAGNGEKVFEAFTQILPDYAAYFGRFESPYTFHSDITYEALLNSIGFSTHQAHLVFKDMVHENLKAFRGWLETAWFPFINPVPHALKETFVEAWIEAYSALCPPDHEGRVHVGMMRLEVQLSK; encoded by the coding sequence ATGAGTGGACAATGGAAAGCAGATGCCTACGCGGCAAATTCAAAAGGGCAAGCGGTTTGGGCGCACGAGTTAATTGAAAAGATGGAGCTTATGGGTGATGAATCCATTTTGGATATTGGATGTGGCGATGGAAAGATTACGGATACGCTCAGTCGCCGCACCCGTAGTGAAGTGGTTGGCATTGACTTTAGTGATGAGATGATCGCGTATGCTAAAGCGTCTTTTTCAAAGCCTACATTTATGCAGATGGACGCACAAGCTCTAAGCTTTAACGAGCGTTTTGATGTGGTGTTTTCCAATGCCGCGTTGCACTGGGCAAAAGACCATCACGCCATTTTAGAAGGTATCTATCAAGCGCTAAAGCCAAAGGGCAGAGCGATTTTACAGATGGGAGGAGCGGGGAATGGCGAAAAAGTGTTTGAAGCCTTCACCCAAATTCTTCCAGACTATGCAGCATATTTCGGAAGATTTGAGTCACCTTATACCTTTCATTCGGACATTACGTACGAGGCATTGTTAAACAGTATAGGTTTTAGTACGCATCAAGCGCATTTAGTGTTTAAAGATATGGTACATGAAAATCTTAAAGCATTTCGCGGTTGGCTTGAAACCGCGTGGTTTCCATTTATCAATCCTGTGCCACATGCGCTCAAAGAGACATTTGTTGAGGCGTGGATAGAGGCGTATAGTGCGCTTTGCCCACCCGATCATGAGGGTAGAGTGCATGTGGGTATGATGCGCCTTGAAGTGCAATTGAGCAAGTAA
- a CDS encoding OsmC family protein has translation MMISESQHEKYLTRFTNGMLSAYADTTKNKGGLEQGFRPHELLEAALACCMNMSLRMNAEKLCIPLKEVKVQVSLNRENSEQSTFEYSVSFGESLLYEDEQKLLRALECSSVRSTLSKPLAFKLVNEKANL, from the coding sequence ATGATGATCAGTGAAAGTCAACACGAAAAGTATCTCACACGTTTTACCAATGGTATGTTAAGTGCCTACGCCGATACGACAAAAAATAAAGGAGGTTTAGAGCAAGGCTTTAGACCTCATGAACTCTTGGAAGCGGCGTTGGCGTGTTGTATGAATATGTCACTTAGAATGAATGCCGAAAAACTTTGTATTCCCCTTAAAGAGGTGAAAGTGCAGGTTTCTTTAAATCGAGAAAACTCTGAGCAGTCAACATTTGAATACAGTGTATCGTTTGGAGAATCACTCTTATATGAAGACGAACAAAAACTATTGAGAGCGCTTGAGTGTAGTTCGGTTCGTTCGACATTATCAAAGCCATTAGCGTTTAAGCTCGTCAATGAAAAAGCGAATCTGTGA
- a CDS encoding LysE family translocator, whose amino-acid sequence MKKRICDKIVLLFYSKGRVMISVEFLITALIVVLIPGTGVLFTISTGLAQGKKASMYAALGCTAGIVPHLLATIFGLAAIMHTSALAFEILKIAGVMYLFYLAVMTWRDKGGFETEAISARTSAFSLASKAFLLNILNPKLTIFFLAFLPQFIAPETPSPVLDMMVLSVVFMLMTFGVFVLYGLLAHVFRQRVIASHRVQTWLRRGFALTFAGLGIQLASSSQK is encoded by the coding sequence ATGAAAAAGCGAATCTGTGATAAAATCGTTCTACTCTTTTACTCTAAAGGTCGTGTCATGATAAGTGTTGAATTTTTGATTACCGCTTTAATTGTAGTACTAATTCCTGGTACGGGCGTTCTTTTTACGATTTCCACGGGATTAGCGCAAGGGAAAAAAGCGAGTATGTATGCGGCTCTTGGGTGTACAGCAGGGATTGTTCCGCATCTTTTAGCGACGATTTTTGGGCTTGCGGCTATTATGCACACGAGTGCCCTCGCATTTGAAATTCTAAAAATTGCGGGGGTTATGTATCTGTTTTATCTGGCGGTTATGACATGGAGGGACAAGGGTGGTTTTGAAACAGAGGCGATTTCAGCGCGCACCAGTGCTTTTTCGCTAGCGTCTAAAGCATTTTTACTGAACATCCTCAATCCCAAATTAACGATTTTCTTTTTAGCTTTTTTACCGCAATTTATTGCACCAGAGACACCATCGCCAGTGTTGGATATGATGGTGTTAAGTGTTGTGTTTATGCTAATGACCTTTGGTGTATTTGTTCTCTATGGTCTTTTAGCGCACGTCTTTCGCCAGCGTGTCATAGCGTCACACCGTGTCCAAACATGGCTACGACGTGGGTTTGCATTGACGTTTGCAGGACTTGGTATACAACTAGCTTCTTCTTCACAGAAGTGA